Proteins encoded together in one Myxocyprinus asiaticus isolate MX2 ecotype Aquarium Trade chromosome 21, UBuf_Myxa_2, whole genome shotgun sequence window:
- the LOC127411736 gene encoding kelch-like protein 31: MAPKKNKAPKKNKADINEITIMVEDSPSNKINGLNTLLEGGNGFSCISTEVTDAAYAPNLLEGLGHMRQDSFLCDLTVGTKSKSFDVHKVVMASCSEYIQNMIRKEPSLKKIDLNDLSPVGLATVITYAYSGKLTLSLYTIGSTISAAMLLQIHTLVKMCSDFLMREISVENCMYIVNIADTYNLKETKEAAQKFMRENFIEFSEMEQFLKLTYEQISEFLMDDSLHLPSELTAFQIAIKWLDFDEKRLKYASDLLSNIRFGTITPQDLVSHVQTVPRMMQDAECHRLLVDAMNYHLLPFQQNILQSRRTKVRGGLRVLLTVGGRPALTEKSLSKDILYQDEDNVWNKLTEMPAKSFNQCAAVLDGFLYVAGGEDQNDARNQAKHAVSNFSRYDPRFNTWIHLANMIQKRTHFSLNIFNGLLFAVGGRNSDGCQASVECYVPSSNQWQMKAPMEVPRCCHASTVIDGKILVTGGYINNAYSRAVCSYDLSTDSWQDKNSLSTPRGWHCSVTIVNRAYVLGGSQLGGRGERVDVLPVECYNPHSGQWSYVAPLLTGVSTAGAVTLNNKIYLLGGWNEIEKKYKKCIQVYNPDLNEWTEDDELPEATVGISCCVVTIPTRKTRESRASSVSSAPVSI, encoded by the exons ATGGCACCCAAAAAGAACAAGGCCCCTAAGAAGAACAAAGCTGATATCAATGAGATAACAATCATGGTAGAGGACAGTCCCTCTAACAAAATCAATGGGCTCAACACGCTCCTGGAAGGTGGAAATGGCTTTAGTTGCATCTCAACGGAGGTCACTGATGCCGCCTATGCACCTAACCTCCTGGAGGGTCTAGGCCACATGAGGCAAGACAGCTTCCTCTGCGATCTGACCGTAGGGACCAAGTCCAAATCCTTTGATGTTCACAAGGTTGTGATGGCTTCTTGCAGTGAGTACATCCAAAATATGATCAGGAAAGAACCATCCCTCAAGAAGATTGACCTCAACGATTTGTCTCCAGTTGGTTTGGCTACAGTCATCACATATGCTTATTCTGGAAAGCTGACCTTGTCTTTGTACACCATTGGCAGCACGATCTCAGCAGCCATGCTGTTGCAGATCCATACTTTGGTGAAGATGTGCAGTGATTTCTTGATGCGAGAGATCAGCGTGGAGAACTGTATGTACATCGTCAACATTGCTGACACGTACAATCTGAAGGAGACAAAAGAAGCAGCACAGAAGTTCATGCGGGAGAACTTTATAGAGTTCTCTGAGATGGAACAGTTCCTGAAGCTCACTTATGAGCAAATCAGCGAATTTCTCATGGACGACTCACTTCATTTGCCTTCGGAGCTCACAGCTTTCCAGATTGCAATTAAGTGGTTAGACTTTGATGAGAAGAGGCTGAAGTACGCTTCTGATCTGCTGTCCAACATTCGTTTTGGAACCATCACACCTCAGGACCTTGTTAGTCATGTACAGACAGTTCCCAGAATGATGCAAGATGCAGAGTGCCACCGTCTGCTGGTCGATGCCATGAATTACCATCTGTTGCCATTCCAACAGAACATCCTGCAGTCCAGAAGGACCAAGGTCCGTGGTGGCCTCCGTGTGCTGCTCACTGTGGGTGGACGACCCGCCTTAACTGAGAAATCTCTCAGCAAGGACATTCTCTACCAAGATGAGGACAACGTCTGGAACAAGCTGACAGAGATGCCTGCAAAGAGCTTCAACCAGTGTGCAgctgttttggatggtttccttTACGTGGCTGGTGGTGAAGACCAGAACGACGCAAGGAACCAAGCAAAACATGCAGTTAGCAATTTCTCCAG ATATGACCCCCGATTTAACACATGGATCCACTTAGCCAACATGATACAAAAGCGCACTCATTTCAGCCTCAACATCTTCAACGGTCTCTTGTTTGCTGTGGGTGGACGCAATTCTGATGGCTGCCAGGCATCAGTTGAGTGCTACGTTCCATCCTCAAACCAATGGCAAATGAAAGCTCCAATGGAAGTCCCTAGATGTTGCCATGCCAGCACAGTTATCGATGGTAAGATCTTGGTGACCGGCGGTTACATTAACAACGCCTACTCTCGTGCTGTATGTTCTTACGACCTATCTACCGACAGCTGGCAGGATAAGAACAGTTTAAGCACCCCAAGAGGATGGCATTGTTCCGTGACCATTGTAAATCGTGCCTACGTTCTTGGTGGCAGCCAACTGGGTGGACGTGGCGAGAGAGTAGACGTCTTACCGGTTGAATGTTACAACCCTCACTCTGGCCAGTGGAGCTATGTTGCCCCCTTGCTCACAGGAGTGAGCACAGCAGGTGCCGTCACCTTAAATAACAAGATTTATCTTCTGGGCGGATGGAATGAGATTGAGAAGAAGTATAAAAAATGCATTCAGGTGTATAACCCCGATCTTAACGAATGGACTGAAGATGATGAATTGCCAGAGGCTACGGTTGGTATCTCATGTTGTGTTGTCACCATCCCTACACGCAAGACACGGGAGTCGAGGGCCAGTTCTGTATCGTCCGCGCCGGTTAGTATATAA